The region TGGGTTATCCAGGTTACGCAAGTGCTCCGATCGACGAAGCGTATTATTCCTGGATCATACCGACCATGTTTGCCAAGGCTGCAAAGGGTGACGAAACTCCTGAGAATGCCGTGAAGGCGGCCGAGCAGGAGTACAAGCGTATCTTTGACCGGTGGAAATAACCTGAGGCAGCGATGGCCGTTGTCGAAACCAGAAACTTAACCAAGGTCTTTAAAGAGGGTGAACTCGGCGCAGTCAACGATGTGAATCTGGAAACTCGCGAAGGCGAGTTCCTGGTCTTCCTCGGTCCGTCGGGATCGGGGAAGACCACGCTGTTGCGCATGATTGCCGGCCTGGAAATCCCCACGGCCGGCGAGATTCGCATAGGGGGCAAGGTGGTGACTTACATGACCCCTCGCGAGCGCGGCATCGCCATGGTGTTCCAGAGCTACGCGCTCTATCCCCACCTTTCCGTGTACAACAACATCGCCTTCCCCTTGAAGGCGCAGAAAGTTCCGCGGCAAACTCACCGGCAAAAAGTAGAGTGGGCGGCGGGACTGCTGGGCATCGGGCACCTGCTCCACCGCAAGCCGCGCGAATTGTCGGGCGGGGAACGGCAGCGTGTCGCACTGGCGCGAGCCATCGTACGCGAGCCCTCGGTTTTCCTGCTCGACGAACCGCTCTCCAATCTCGACGCCAAGCTGCGCGCCAGCGCCCGCGAGGAATTGGAGCTGTTTCACAAGCGGGTTCAGACCACCACGATTTACGTGACTCACGACCAGGTAGAAGCCATGGCCATGGGCGACCGAGTGATGGTGCTGCATAAGGGATACGTGCGGCAGTTGGGGACGCCGCGCGAGGTCTACGACACGCCGGCGGATACCTTTGTCGCAACCTTCCTCGGCTCTCCCCCGATGAACCTGGTGGAGAATGGCGACTTCATTGTCGGCTTCCGCCCTGAGCATCTCCTGCCTATAGAACTGACGCCGAATCCCGCGATCACTTTCCGCTTGAAGGTCAAAGTCACGGAATACCTGGGCGCGGAGTGGATCCTGTACGGCACCGT is a window of Terriglobales bacterium DNA encoding:
- a CDS encoding ABC transporter ATP-binding protein is translated as MAVVETRNLTKVFKEGELGAVNDVNLETREGEFLVFLGPSGSGKTTLLRMIAGLEIPTAGEIRIGGKVVTYMTPRERGIAMVFQSYALYPHLSVYNNIAFPLKAQKVPRQTHRQKVEWAAGLLGIGHLLHRKPRELSGGERQRVALARAIVREPSVFLLDEPLSNLDAKLRASAREELELFHKRVQTTTIYVTHDQVEAMAMGDRVMVLHKGYVRQLGTPREVYDTPADTFVATFLGSPPMNLVENGDFIVGFRPEHLLPIELTPNPAITFRLKVKVTEYLGAEWILYGTVVGGKFEGKEVISRLGSAESFAADQIYDFGIRENDLHFFDRKSEKRVQPQVLAWQ